In the Vidua chalybeata isolate OUT-0048 chromosome 28, bVidCha1 merged haplotype, whole genome shotgun sequence genome, AGCATGTCCCTGACAGCACCCAGCTGTTGGCGACAATGCCTGCAGTCCTTGGAAGCAGCaaggtgaggggctggagcccacCTGGAACAGCTGCCTGGGCTCAGGGAAGATGTCGGAAGCGGATGCCAAAGCGTCCGACCATGGCTTGAAGCAGAGTGAGAGGTCAAGTGTCCCTAGTCCCCAAAGTTCACGGTGTAGGTTTCGGCCGTGGTGAAGGGCTGCGCCGTCCCCGTGTGTAACTCCCAGCCTTCCATCTCTGTCACCAGCTCGGTGACCACCTCTGTCTCGGTGTCCATCTCCCAGGTGCCAGCAGTGGGCggctcctggctccagggcGCGTAGGCCGTGCTGCTGAAGGGGAAGGGCAGGGCCGTGGTGGGCGGCGGGGCCGAGGTAGCGTTGAGGCGCCGCAGCCGCATCTGCTCCCGCAGCCGCATGCGGTGCCGCAGACGCATCCGCAGGCGCAGGCGCTCACGGGGCGTCATGGGCCGGCCAGGCACCACGCGGCGGATCGGCCGGTTCCCGTTCATGGCCATGATCTCACGGATGCGCTTCCAGTTGGAGCGGGACAGGACGAAGTTGCACTGGGTGGCCCCGATGTCGTAGAGGACGTGACAAGTCTTGACGCTGGGGTTGTAGCCCTCGGCCCGCGCTGACACGCGGTACTCACCCGGGTTCAGGATGCGCCAGTAGTCCCCGCCGCTGGCTGCAGATACGGGGGGCAgcggggtggggtgggggtggtgCTGCCAGTGCCCTGTCAGCACCTCACAGtgccctgccagcacctcaCAGTGCCTACCTGTCCTGACGTTGTGGTTGATGCCCCCCACCACAATGGTGGCATTGGCTATGGGCTCTCCCTGCTGGTCTGTCACCACACCCTTGATTCCCCGGTGGATCTGGGTGAGGAAAAGGGATGAGTGGAACTGTGTGGGACAGGTGGGGCAGCTGTGGTCATGTCCCAGTGCACACCTGCTCCATGAAGGTAAGCAGAGACTCCTTGTTGTTCTCccactcctgctgcagctcGCTCTCATGGGGGAACTTGTCACAGCCCAGGTAAATGGAGAGCTCCAGGCAGTTGGTGTGCAGGTAGCTGAAGTCATTCATACCTGCAAGAGCATAGACATGCCCACCCAGGCCCTTGCTCACCTGCCAGTGGCCAGGTTATGAGGCAGCCATGCCACTGGCCCCAACTTACTGCCAGCCCGGGGCCGCCACTTGGCGCCCTGCACGATGCCCATGGCGTCGGTTACATCCTGTGTGTGGCAGCCCCCACGGAAGGTCTCGGCCATGGTGAGGTGTGCTGAGGCATAGGAGATGGCGAGCCAGCGGAACACGGCGTGGTCGGGCGTCTCCTGCAGCTCGGGGCGCTCATCCTCATAGTCCAGTGGGCGAGGGGCAGCTGCCGGCGTTGGGGGACTGGGCCGGGCCGTGTCGAAGGGGAAGGACACCAGCTTCTCCCCACCCTGCAGGTTGGCTCCCAGTACGAAGGGGTTCTTGTCCATCCACGCCATGACAGCCCGTGTCTCCACTGCCACCTGTGAGGCAGGCACAGGGCATGAGGTGTCACCCCTTGCCACCTCTCCCCGCCTCTGTGCCTTGTGCCGCACTCACCGCCGCATCCTCGGACAGGTAGTGCTCCGGGATGGGGATGTGGTGGTTGGGGAACTGGTGGGGCACCAGCCGCCTCTCCTCAGCTGCCCACAGCGCTGAGGCCAGGTCGGGGAAGTTCTCAAAGAGGTCAAAGCCTTCCTCTGTCCAATGGCCCAGTGCCCAATTGCCCAGTTCAGAGCCCTGTGGGTAGCCCAGGGCACTGGTGAGTCCAGGGGGGCTGTGTCCCACCACCCATGTCCCATCCCACTGTTCCTGGTCCCATCCCCTTTTCTGACACATCTCAGGTGTCCAGCTTGGAGCCCTGCAGCCAGTCCAGGGCACTGGTGAGCTGTGAAGGGGGGGCTGCATCCTACTGCTTTGCCATCCCATccctctgccccacagcccacCCCACATCCTGCCCCACTGCTCCACTGTCCCATCTCACTGCCTCATGgcccctgccaccccctcaCCGCCTCGTGGGCCAGCTCGTAGCCATCGGGGTTGAGGGACGGGATGAGGTGGATGCGGGTGTCGGTGACCAGGCCCCGCACGCGGGGATTCCCATCCTGGTACTCCTTGCAcaggaactgcagcagcagcagcagcagctcccggcCCAATGCCTCGTTCCCGTGCAGCCCCGCCGTGTACCGGAACTCAGGCTCACCTGGAGGCAGGGGCCGAGGAGGGTCAGCAAACCCCTGGGACCATGGCTGGGGGCCCTAGTCCCTCACACCTCCCTCACCCGTCTCGTGCTCGCCCGGGTTGTCGGAGATCTCCATGGCGTAGATCTTCAGCCCCCGTGAGCTCTTGCCAATGTTGTAGATGCGGGTGATGGTGGGACACTCCTCATTCACCACTTTCATCAGCTGCAGGGTGGGGAGAGATGGGGGTAGTGCTTGGGGGGACAAGCCCACACCCTGCAGAGAATCCCACGCCCATGGAGGATCCCACCCTGTGAAGATGCCCACCACCATGGAAGTGCCCACAACCACAGAGAATGCCATGCCCCAAAGATGCGCTCACCACCACAGAGATGTCCATTCCTCATGGAGGATCCCACAACCATGTGTGCTCCATCCCCTACAGAGGATCCCACCCCCCCACTGGATCTgccccccagcagtgcccacctGCCTCATGTCCTTGTAGGAGTGGTGTCGGAAGTCCAGGTTGTCCGTGGAGGTCACCTCATTCTGCTGGGTGTAGTAGCTGCTGACAGCtgtggaggggacagggacacagcagtgTGGGATGGCTGCAGAGATCCCACCCCCCCATGGCCCCCAGGCTGCTTCGGGGTGACTGTTACCAGAGAGGGGGCACCCCAGGACCTCAAGGCGCAGGCAGAGGCTCCCATTCCAGCGCTGGGGGTAGATGCGGATGTACCGGGCCACCATTGGCTCAGGGAACTCGCTCAGCACCGGCGTGTCCTTGTCCACGTTGCCGTAAAACATCTGCCCAGGAGGGAGAGATGTACCCAAGAGGCTCCCCATGGTTGCCATGTCACCCGCCCAGAACAGTCCCCACCATCTCCTCGTAGCCATTGCTGTACATCACCCAGTGCTGGCTGTCATTGCTGAAGCCCACGTAGAAGCTGGTGACAAAGTCATCGCTGTgggaggacagggacaggttGGGACAGGGGGTCCCCACACTGCTCCCCCGCCCCAcgtccccagctccagccccaggtgCCCGTACTGGATCTGGGAGTCGCGGCCCTGGGTGATGACCCCGGTGAACATGGTGATGCGGCGCGTGTCCACCTCAAGCCAGTGTGCCCGGCTGTCATCCTCGGCACACCACGCCCCGTCGAAGAAATCGTCCTCGTTGGTGCCcgcctggggagcagggagtggggcGTGGGCGAGAGTGTCACCGAGATCCCTGGGGTGGGCGCTGGGTGTGACTCTCACCTGCATGTTGAGGCGGCCACGCTGTGCACCCAGGCCGTGACGCAGCATGGAGGAGGCCAGGATCTGGTCGTCCTCGATGCGGTGGGACTCCAGCCCAATtgggggacaccctggggacagcagggggtGATGggctcccccccccccgccaggcagggtgtccctgtcccctatcaccccaggaatggggacactcacttttcttctctgctggaGGGCCCCATTCCTCCTCATCTGGATCCCACttctttcctcctgttttttggggttttcctggcaaaggaaaaggcacagtgagaggggcaggggcagggacaggtgtgaggggacaggaatgggggCTGGCACCCACCTTTGCGGTCCTGGcccttctcctctgcccagcgctcctcctcctcctcctcctctttcttggGCTTCGCTGTTGGTGAGGTGACACCCACCCCAGGGACGTGACACCAGTCCCAGGAACATGCCACCCACCCCAAGAATGTGACACCCACTGTGGGGATGgaacccagcccagggacacacCACACTCCCTGTGGCTCTGCCATCG is a window encoding:
- the AEBP1 gene encoding adipocyte enhancer-binding protein 1 isoform X2 gives rise to the protein MVPAGPPRSYLLLTAALLPLLPVPAPAATPGPPALTDAEIEEFLRGFLGPGDGGDRDGDGTELGFGTDLSIGTGTDSPRSLPEPEKPRKGKKEKTPKKPKERPRGPKKDKDKVKDKDQGKNKPPKKSKEKPPKGSEKNPRGSEKPPKGSKKPKEKPPKANKSSGKKPPVSPSPPTIQQPSQGKEDEEIPEFLEPSRKEKEEEDGGVRGKLEEPPNERWGLGREDWNPESQPEVPEEPEPPTLDYNEQLEREDYEDFEFVRRQQKPPKPPSRRRPERVWPQPEETQPEEPPPRPLPQPPLPGPVTEGDYGEGFEPPDYDEWTYGLPPPTKPHEHPDKEDRMETDEEKIRPSKPKKEEEEEEERWAEEKGQDRKGKPQKTGGKKWDPDEEEWGPPAEKKRCPPIGLESHRIEDDQILASSMLRHGLGAQRGRLNMQAGTNEDDFFDGAWCAEDDSRAHWLEVDTRRITMFTGVITQGRDSQIHDDFVTSFYVGFSNDSQHWVMYSNGYEEMMFYGNVDKDTPVLSEFPEPMVARYIRIYPQRWNGSLCLRLEVLGCPLSAVSSYYTQQNEVTSTDNLDFRHHSYKDMRQLMKVVNEECPTITRIYNIGKSSRGLKIYAMEISDNPGEHETGEPEFRYTAGLHGNEALGRELLLLLLQFLCKEYQDGNPRVRGLVTDTRIHLIPSLNPDGYELAHEAGSELGNWALGHWTEEGFDLFENFPDLASALWAAEERRLVPHQFPNHHIPIPEHYLSEDAAVAVETRAVMAWMDKNPFVLGANLQGGEKLVSFPFDTARPSPPTPAAAPRPLDYEDERPELQETPDHAVFRWLAISYASAHLTMAETFRGGCHTQDVTDAMGIVQGAKWRPRAGSMNDFSYLHTNCLELSIYLGCDKFPHESELQQEWENNKESLLTFMEQIHRGIKGVVTDQQGEPIANATIVVGGINHNVRTASGGDYWRILNPGEYRVSARAEGYNPSVKTCHVLYDIGATQCNFVLSRSNWKRIREIMAMNGNRPIRRVVPGRPMTPRERLRLRMRLRHRMRLREQMRLRRLNATSAPPPTTALPFPFSSTAYAPWSQEPPTAGTWEMDTETEVVTELVTEMEGWELHTGTAQPFTTAETYTVNFGD
- the AEBP1 gene encoding adipocyte enhancer-binding protein 1 isoform X1, with product MVPAGPPRSYLLLTAALLPLLPVPAPAATPGPPALTDAEIEEFLRGFLGPGDGGDRDGDGTELGFGTDLSIGTGTDSPRSLPEPEKPRKGKKEKTPKKPKERPRGPKKDKDKVKDKDQGKNKPPKKSKEKPPKGSEKNPRGSEKPPKGSKKPKEKPPKANKSSGKKPPVSPSPPTIQQPSQGKEDEEIPEFLEPSRKEKEEEDGGVRGKLEEPPNERWGLGREDWNPESQPEVPEEPEPPTLDYNEQLEREDYEDFEFVRRQQKPPKPPSRRRPERVWPQPEETPEPEEPPPRPLPQPPLPGPVTEGDYGEGFEPPDYDEWTYGLPPPTKPHEHPDKEDRMETDEEKIRPSKPKKEEEEEEERWAEEKGQDRKGKPQKTGGKKWDPDEEEWGPPAEKKRCPPIGLESHRIEDDQILASSMLRHGLGAQRGRLNMQAGTNEDDFFDGAWCAEDDSRAHWLEVDTRRITMFTGVITQGRDSQIHDDFVTSFYVGFSNDSQHWVMYSNGYEEMMFYGNVDKDTPVLSEFPEPMVARYIRIYPQRWNGSLCLRLEVLGCPLSAVSSYYTQQNEVTSTDNLDFRHHSYKDMRQLMKVVNEECPTITRIYNIGKSSRGLKIYAMEISDNPGEHETGEPEFRYTAGLHGNEALGRELLLLLLQFLCKEYQDGNPRVRGLVTDTRIHLIPSLNPDGYELAHEAGSELGNWALGHWTEEGFDLFENFPDLASALWAAEERRLVPHQFPNHHIPIPEHYLSEDAAVAVETRAVMAWMDKNPFVLGANLQGGEKLVSFPFDTARPSPPTPAAAPRPLDYEDERPELQETPDHAVFRWLAISYASAHLTMAETFRGGCHTQDVTDAMGIVQGAKWRPRAGSMNDFSYLHTNCLELSIYLGCDKFPHESELQQEWENNKESLLTFMEQIHRGIKGVVTDQQGEPIANATIVVGGINHNVRTASGGDYWRILNPGEYRVSARAEGYNPSVKTCHVLYDIGATQCNFVLSRSNWKRIREIMAMNGNRPIRRVVPGRPMTPRERLRLRMRLRHRMRLREQMRLRRLNATSAPPPTTALPFPFSSTAYAPWSQEPPTAGTWEMDTETEVVTELVTEMEGWELHTGTAQPFTTAETYTVNFGD